The following are encoded in a window of Corythoichthys intestinalis isolate RoL2023-P3 chromosome 8, ASM3026506v1, whole genome shotgun sequence genomic DNA:
- the LOC130920750 gene encoding membrane-associated tyrosine- and threonine-specific cdc2-inhibitory kinase-like yields the protein MVIHHEVAEDSVSVDTAMLGILPLPALFALAEQSFSLKKRRRPFSSSSMSNSSFSSPECLSPRPPSKELPSVSRVFAEKTDPWTPLSCSLRKSPLAESAYDPKKQQSYFIQCFTTLGLLGRGSFGEVYKVKNNQDGRLCAVKRSLNRFKGDRDRDCKIREARNQERVCPHPHILNLVSAWEEAGRLYIQTELCHTSLLLHAASQTPGNDEYMAWSYLCDLLSALDHLHSRRFVHLDVKPANMLVTDSGRLKLGDFGLLLEFGESGSKKVREDDLGGDPRYMAPELFRGEYGPAADVFSLGVSILELACNIEVPNGGKGWQQLRHGRLPEVAKGLSADLQKVLQMMLTPETRERPTVPELLTLSSVRKRRWKRLAYLLLAETILTLTFYYKMVLCFGRRLFSSLYLPVFRTELAPCTPYKDGWEREATLFLRDTSEALAKEDSPRLVNLKITSSPLRISPLCGNRSPHLDPCDWSPPYEARGPSNVHSSDSSTHSTPTHTGYIRRLSRRKRSDDGLNQSGFGPKNLLCLFEDSVGEGQSFEIY from the exons ATGGTCATTCACCACGAAGTAGCTGAAGACTCAGTAAGTGTGGACACCGCAATGCTCGGCATCCTCCCGCTTCCCGCTCTCTTCGCCCTCGCCGAGCAGTCCTTCTCTCTGAAAAAGCGCCGGCGTCCTTTCTCCTCTTCATCTATGTCCAACTCCTCCTTCTCATCCCCCGAGTGCCTGTCGCCGCGACCGCCGTCCAAGGAGTTGCCGTCGGTCAGCCGCGTCTTCGCCGAGAAAACGGACCCCTGGACGCCTCTGTCTTGTTCTCTCAGAAAGTCGCCCCTTGCGGAATCTGCGTACGACCCCAAAAAACAGCAGTCGTATTTTATTCAGTGC ttcacaACGCTAGGCTTGCTTGGAAGGGGCTCTTTTGGtgaagtctacaaagttaaaaataaccaaGATGGCCGCCTGTGCGCAGTCAAACGCTCGCTCAACCGCTTCAAGGGCGACCGCGACCGGGACTGCAAGATTAGGGAGGCTCGCAACCAAGAGAGAGTCTGCCCGCACCCTCACATCCTCAACTTGGTGTCGGCGTGGGAGGAGGCCGGTCGCTTGTACATCCAGACGGAACTTTGTCACACCAGTTTGCTCCTCCACGCCGCGAGTCAAACTCCGGGGAACGATGAGTACATGGCGTGGTCATATTTGTGCGACCTCCTGTCGGCGCTGGATCACCTGCACTCTCGCCGTTTCGTTCACCTGGACGTGAAGCCCGCCAACATGCTGGTCACCGACTCGGGGCGCCTCAAACTGGGCGACTTTGGGCTCCTGCTGGAGTTTGGAGAAAGCGGGTCAAAGAAGGTAAGAGAAGACGACCTCGGGGGAGATCCCAGGTACATGGCTCCAGAGCTTTTTCGGGGCGAGTACGGACCCGCAGCGGATGTTTTCAGTTTGGGTGTTTCCATTTTGGAGCTCGCGTGCAATATTGAAGTCCCCAACGGTGGAAAAGGCTGGCAGCAACTCAGACACGGGCGTCTCCCCGAGGTCGCCAAGGGGCTTTCAGCAGACCTCCAGAAAGTTCTCCAGATGATGCTGACTCCAGAGACTCGCGAGAGGCCGACAGTACCGGAACTTCTCACGCTTTCGTCAGTGCGCAAACGCAGGTGGAAGAGACTCGCTTACCTTTTGTTGGCGGAAACAATTCTGACATTGACCTTCTACTACAAGATGGTACTCTGCTTCGGTCGGCGACTTTTCTCTTCACTTTACCTGCCGGTCTTCCGGACTGAGCTTGCGCCCTGCACGCCTTACAAAGATGGCTGGGAACGGGAGGCCACGCTGTTTCTCCGAGACACCTCAGAAGCGCTCGCCAAGGAGGACTCGCCGAGATTAGTAAATTTGAAAATCACGTCCTCTCCTCTTCGAATTTCCCCGCTATGCGGCAACCGGAGTCCTCACCTGGATCCGTGTGACTGGTCGCCACCTTATGAAGCCCGTGGACCCTCAAACGTCCACTCCAGTGATTCCTCGACACACAGCACCCCTACTCACACTGGATACATTAGACGTTTGTCGCGCCGGAAACGCTCTGATGACGGTTTGAACCAATCCGGCTTCGGACCCAAAAATCTGCTGTGTCTGTTTGAGGACAGCGTCGGGGAGGGACAGTCGTTCGAAATATATTGA